A region of Arabidopsis thaliana chromosome 5, partial sequence DNA encodes the following proteins:
- a CDS encoding NYN domain protein (BEST Arabidopsis thaliana protein match is: Putative endonuclease or glycosyl hydrolase (TAIR:AT3G62200.1); Has 1807 Blast hits to 1807 proteins in 277 species: Archae - 0; Bacteria - 0; Metazoa - 736; Fungi - 347; Plants - 385; Viruses - 0; Other Eukaryotes - 339 (source: NCBI BLink).), which translates to MPKFSGGGHSTVFFWDVEDCPVPDGLTAEAVWRNMRMALANNGEYLGRCEITGFGDYSLATKHAGIGMMCSPLGQLHTLSLSFTYIYRRQTYQTEQDFSGISLPGNQITFPNKICADPGRHLRPLGDKDARLEKIIVDFLCCAIGNPEIDNLMLIVGDLSGHTQPQNASQQLLKAVPTKWLWSSLSAARNAELALNAKLLNGSSLK; encoded by the exons ATGCCTAAGTTCAGCG GAGGAGGGCATAGTACAGTCTTCTTTTGGGATGTCGAGGATTGCCCGGTCCCTGATGGTCTCACTGCTGAGGCTGTTTGGCGGAACATGAGAATGGCCCTTGCGAATAATGGTGAGTATCTTGGAAGGTGCGAAATCACCGGTTTTGGTGATTACTCTCTGGCCACGAAACACGCTGGAATCGGGATGATGTGCTCCCCTTTAGGTCAATTACACacactctctctatcttttacatatatatatag GAGACAGACGTACCAGACAGAGCAAGATTTTAGTGGAATTTCTTTGCCGGGCAATCAGATCACCTtcccaaacaaaatttgtgcTGATCCTGGGAGACATCTCAGGCCACTCGGGGATAAAGATGCCAGACTTGAGAAGATTATTGTAGACTTTCTTTGCTGCGCAATTGGCAATCCTGAAATAGATAACTTGATGCTCATCGTGGGAGACCTCTCGGGTCACA CACAGCCTCAAAACGCATCACAACAGCTACTTAAAGCTGTACCTACAAAATGGCTTTGGTCAAGCTTATCAGCTGCACGGAACGCTGAGCTAGCGTTGAATGCTAAGCTGCTGAACGGGTCGAGTTTGAAATGA
- a CDS encoding O-fucosyltransferase family protein (O-fucosyltransferase family protein; CONTAINS InterPro DOMAIN/s: GDP-fucose protein O-fucosyltransferase (InterPro:IPR019378); BEST Arabidopsis thaliana protein match is: O-fucosyltransferase family protein (TAIR:AT1G22460.1); Has 35333 Blast hits to 34131 proteins in 2444 species: Archae - 798; Bacteria - 22429; Metazoa - 974; Fungi - 991; Plants - 531; Viruses - 0; Other Eukaryotes - 9610 (source: NCBI BLink).), whose amino-acid sequence MVKHRNSSRSIISYSSSIARFFSRKAISLYLIFVFAFTIWVLVFSSRNIQTDDDHTKHQQQHHRDLIDSESFPPPYLPPRKNLQKPYENTQLWTPPFSFGLHPCVKPTPKYKEFSESDHYITVKSNGGLNQMRTGIADIVAVAHIMNATLVIPELDKRSFWQDSSVFSDIFDEEQFIKSLRRDVKVIKKLPKEVESLPRARKHFTSWSSVGYYEEMTHLWKEYKVIHVAKSDSRLANNDLPIDVQRLRCRVLYRGLCFSPAIESLGQKLVERLKSRAGRYIALHLRYEKDMLAFTGCTYGLTDAESEELRVMRESTSHWKIKSINSTEQREEGLCPLTPKEVGIFLKGLGYSQSTVIYIAAGEIYGGDDRLSELKSRFPNLVFKETLAGNEELKGFTGHATKTAALDYIISVESDVFVPSHSGNMARAVEGHRRFLGHRRTITPDRKGLVKLFVKMERGQLKEGPKLSNFVNQMHKDRQGAPRRRKGPTQGIKGRARFRTEEAFYENPYPECICSSKEHKEP is encoded by the exons ATGGTGAAACACAGAAACTCATCTCGCTCGATAAtctcatattcttcttcaataGCAAGATTCTTCTCTAGAAAAGCTATTTCTCTCTACTTGATCTTCGTCTTTGCTTTTACCATCTGGGTTCTCGTCTTCAGCTCCAGAAACATTCAAACCGATGATGACCACAccaaacatcaacaacaacatcatcggGATCTAATCGATTCAGAATCATTTCCGCCACCGTATTTGCCTCCTAGGAAG AATTTGCAGAAACCGTATGAAAATACTCAACTTTGGACTCCTCCTTTCAGCTTTGGGTTGCATCCATGTGTCAAACCTACTCCGAAATACAAAG AATTTTCAGAATCAGATCATTATATAACAGTGAAAAGTAATGGTGGACTAAATCAAATGCGTACTGGT ATAGCAGATATAGTGGCTGTTGCGCACATCATGAATGCAACTTTAGTCATTCCTGAGCTGGATAAGCGATCGTTTTGGCAAGATTCAAG TgttttttcagatatttttgaCGAGGAACAATTCATTAAATCATTGCGAAGAGATGTCAAGGTTATTAAAAAGCTCCCAAAGGAAGTGGAATCTCTACCTAGAGCAAGGAAGCATTTCACTTCTTGGTCTAGTGTTGGATATTATGAAGAAATGACTCACTTGTGGAAGGAGTACAAG GTCATCCATGTCGCAAAATCAGATTCTCGCCTTGCAAATAATGACCTGCCTATCGACGTTCAAAGACTGAGATGTCGTGTACTATATCGTGGTCTCTGCTTCTCTCCTGCAATTGAAAGCCTTGGACAG AAGCTGGTTGAGAGACTCAAGTCACGTGCTGGGAGATATATTGCATTGCACCTGAGATATGAGAAAGATATGTTGGCTTTCACTGGTTGCACCTATGGTCTCACTGATGCTGAATCCGAAGAACTGAGAGTAATGCG GGAAAGTACAAGCCATTGGAAGATCAAAAGTATAAATTCAACAGAGCAGAGAGAGGAAGGCCTTTGTCCATTGACTCCAAAAGAAGTGGGAATATTTCTGAAAGGTCTCGGATATTCTCAGTCAACAGTCATATATATTGCAGCAGGGGAAATCTATGGGGGTGATGATAGACTCTCTGAGCTTAAGTCGCGCTTCCCAAATCTGGTTTTTAAG GAAACGCTTGCTGGGAACGAAGAGTTAAAAGGTTTCACTGGCCATGCGACTAAAACGGCTGCTCTTGATTACATAATTTCTGTTGAGAGTGATGTGTTTGTTCCTTCACATTCTGGAAACATGGCAAGAGCAGTTGAAGGTCACCGCAGATTTCTAGGGCATCGCAGGACTATCACTCCCGACAG GAAAGGACTAGTGAAACTCTTCGTTAAGATGGAGAGAGGACAGCTAAAAGAAGGACCAAAGTTGTCCAATTTTGTGAATCAAATGCATAAAGACAG ACAAGGTGCACCGAGGAGAAGGAAAGGACCAACGCAGGGGATCAAAGGACGTGCACGGTTTAGAACTGAAGAAGCCTTTTATGAGAATCCATATCCAGAGTGTATTTGCAGTTCAAAGGAGCACAAAGAACCCTAA
- the HAM1 gene encoding histone acetyltransferase of the MYST family 1 (histone acetyltransferase of the MYST family 1 (HAM1); FUNCTIONS IN: histone acetyltransferase activity, zinc ion binding, nucleic acid binding; INVOLVED IN: chromatin assembly or disassembly, regulation of transcription; LOCATED IN: nucleus; EXPRESSED IN: 23 plant structures; EXPRESSED DURING: 13 growth stages; CONTAINS InterPro DOMAIN/s: Winged helix-turn-helix transcription repressor DNA-binding (InterPro:IPR011991), Acyl-CoA N-acyltransferase (InterPro:IPR016181), Chromo domain (InterPro:IPR000953), MOZ/SAS-like protein (InterPro:IPR002717); BEST Arabidopsis thaliana protein match is: histone acetyltransferase of the MYST family 2 (TAIR:AT5G09740.1); Has 1807 Blast hits to 1807 proteins in 277 species: Archae - 0; Bacteria - 0; Metazoa - 736; Fungi - 347; Plants - 385; Viruses - 0; Other Eukaryotes - 339 (source: NCBI BLink).) codes for MGSSADTETAMIIATPASNHNNPATNGGDANQNHTSGAILALTNSESDASKKRRMGVLPLEVGTRVMCQWRDGKYHPVKVIERRKNYNGGHNDYEYYVHYTEFNRRLDEWIKLEQLDLDSVECALDEKVEDKVTSLKMTRHQKRKIDETHVEGHEELDAASLREHEEFTKVKNIATIELGKYEIETWYFSPFPPEYNDCVKLFFCEFCLSFMKRKEQLQRHMRKCDLKHPPGDEIYRSSTLSMFEVDGKKNKVYAQNLCYLAKLFLDHKTLYYDVDLFLFYILCECDDRGCHMVGYFSKEKHSEEAYNLACILTLPPYQRKGYGKFLIAFSYELSKKEGKVGTPERPLSDLGLVSYRGYWTRILLDILKKHKGNISIKELSDMTAIKAEDILSTLQSLELIQYRKGQHVICADPKVLDRHLKAAGRGGLDVDVSKMIWTPYKEQS; via the exons ATGGGATCGTCTGCGGATACAGAGACGGCGATGATAATCGCCACACCGGCGTCGAACCATAATAATCCGGCAACCAACGGCGGAGATGCGAATCAGAATCATACTTCTGGTGCGATACTCGCTCTCACGAATTCAGAATCGGATGCttcgaagaagagaagaatggGGGTGCTTCCGCTCGAGGTTGGTACTCGCGTGATGTGTCAATGGAGAGACGGAAAATACCATCCGGTGAAGGTTATCGAGCGCCGAAAGAATTATAATGGTGGTCACAATGATTACGAGTACTACGTTCATTACACAGAGT TTAATAGAAGATTGGATGAATGGATTAAGCTTGAACAGCTTGACCTTGATTCAGTAGAGTGTGCTTTAGATGAAAAAGTTGAAGACAAG GTGACTAGCTTGAAGATGACACGACACCAGAAACGGAAGATTGATGAGACTCATGTAGAG GGTCATGAAGAGCTGGATGCTGCCAGTTTGCGTGAACACGAGGAGTTCACGAAAGTGAAGAACATAGCTACGATTGAGCTTGGGAAGTATGAGATTGAGACGTGGTACTTCTCTCCTTTTCCTCCAGAATACAATGACTGCGTGAAGCTCTTTTTCTGTGAGTTTTGCCTCAGTTTTATGAAGCGCAAAGAGCAGCTTCAAAGACATATG AGGAAATGCGATTTGAAGCACCCCCCTGGGGATGAAATCTATCGAAGCTCTACTTTGTCAATGTTTGAG GTGGATGGCAAGAAGAATAAGGTCTATGCACAGAACCTCTGTTATCTGGCAAAGTTATTTCTTGACCACAAAACTCTTTACTATGACGTTGATTTGTTCCTGTTCTATATTCTCTGTGAATGTGATGATCGTGGATGCCACATGGTTGGATACTTTTCAAAG GAAAAACACTCAGAAGAAGCTTACAACTTGGCTTGCATCCTTACACTTCCTCCATATCAAAGGAAGGGCTATGGCAAATTCTTAATAGCCTTCt CCTATGAACTCTCAAAGAAAGAGGGCAAAGTCGGGACACCGGAAAGGCCGCTCTCTGATCTAGGGTTAGTGAGTTACAGAGGTTACTGGACTCGGATTTTATTAGACATTTTGAAAAAGCACAAGGGAAACATATCTATCAAG GAGCTGAGCGACATGACAGCGATTAAAGCAGAAGATATATTAAGCACCCTGCAGAGCTTGGAACTGATACAATACAGGAAAGGACAACACGTAATCTGCGCGGATCCTAAGGTACTGGACCGACACTTGAAAGCGGCAGGCCGAGGTGGTCTTGATGTGGATGTGAGCAAAATGATATGGACTCCTTACAAAGAGCAGAGCTAA
- the C/VIF2 gene encoding cell wall / vacuolar inhibitor of fructosidase 2 (cell wall / vacuolar inhibitor of fructosidase 2 (C/VIF2); FUNCTIONS IN: enzyme inhibitor activity, pectinesterase inhibitor activity, pectinesterase activity; INVOLVED IN: response to karrikin; LOCATED IN: endomembrane system; EXPRESSED IN: 20 plant structures; EXPRESSED DURING: 13 growth stages; CONTAINS InterPro DOMAIN/s: Pectinesterase inhibitor (InterPro:IPR006501); BEST Arabidopsis thaliana protein match is: cell wall / vacuolar inhibitor of fructosidase 1 (TAIR:AT1G47960.1); Has 1807 Blast hits to 1807 proteins in 277 species: Archae - 0; Bacteria - 0; Metazoa - 736; Fungi - 347; Plants - 385; Viruses - 0; Other Eukaryotes - 339 (source: NCBI BLink).) — MASSLIFLLLVTLTFSASTLISAKSNTTTIIESTCKTTNYYKFCVSALKSDPRSPTADTKGLASIMVGVGMTNATSTANYIAGNLSATVKDTVLKKVLQDCSEKYALAADSLRLTIQDLDDEAYDYASMHVLAAQDYPNVCRNIFRRVKGLAYPVEIRRREASLRRICGVVSGILDRLVE, encoded by the coding sequence ATGgcttcttctctcatcttcctcctcctcgttACCCTAACCTTTTCAGCATCAACCCTAATCTCAGCCAAATCcaacacaacaacaataatcGAATCAACTTGCAAAACCACAAACTACTACAAATTCTGCGTCTCAGCTCTCAAATCCGACCCAAGAAGTCCCACAGCCGACACAAAAGGTCTCGCCTCCATTATGGTCGGCGTTGGTATGACAAACGCCACCTCCACCGCAAATTACATCGCTGGAAACCTATCCGCCACCGTAAAAGACACCGTTCTCAAAAAGGTCTTACAAGATTGCTCCGAGAAGTATGCTCTCGCCGCTGATTCTCTCCGGCTGACGATTCAAGATCTTGATGATGAAGCTTATGACTATGCCTCCATGCATGTGTTGGCGGCGCAGGATTATCCTAATGTTTGCCGGAATATTTTTAGGCGGGTTAAAGGGTTGGCTTATCCGGTGGAGATTCGCCGGCGTGAAGCTAGTCTGAGACGTATTTGTGGTGTTGTCTCCGGGATTCTTGATCGCCTTGTTGAATGA